The Amycolatopsis sp. 195334CR genome window below encodes:
- the ccsB gene encoding c-type cytochrome biogenesis protein CcsB — protein sequence MVNETLSQYSDLSYTTSVAVYVLAMMFFLVEQSFGRKGRQAAQRTKEKAAALVGGGTAVLATTVPPVDEAPARRERAERIGRMGVALTVLGVLLHLAALVLRGVATHRVPWGNMYEYIMAVCLIAVATWLVVLRKSDIRHLSAFVLLPVVILMFIGGTMLYAVAAPVQPALQSYWLVIHVSAAILSSGVFLVPGVASVFYLIRSRHEKNPEKFARFGPKLPSLDVLDRVAYRTTVFAFPVFTFGVLCGAVWAEAAWGRFWGWDPKETVAFIAWVIYAAYLHSRATAGWRGNRAAWINVLGFAATVFNLFFVNLVTTGLHSYAGVG from the coding sequence ATGGTCAACGAGACGTTGTCGCAGTACAGCGACCTGTCCTACACCACTTCCGTCGCCGTGTACGTGCTGGCGATGATGTTCTTCCTGGTCGAGCAGTCCTTCGGGCGCAAGGGCAGGCAGGCCGCCCAGCGCACGAAGGAGAAGGCCGCGGCACTGGTCGGCGGCGGCACCGCCGTGCTGGCCACCACCGTGCCCCCGGTGGACGAGGCACCGGCCCGGCGCGAGCGGGCCGAGCGCATCGGCCGCATGGGCGTCGCGCTGACCGTGCTCGGGGTGCTGCTGCACCTGGCCGCGCTGGTGCTGCGCGGGGTCGCCACGCACCGCGTGCCCTGGGGCAACATGTACGAATACATCATGGCGGTCTGCCTGATCGCCGTGGCCACCTGGCTGGTGGTGCTGCGCAAGTCGGACATCCGGCACCTGTCGGCGTTCGTGCTGCTGCCGGTGGTCATCCTGATGTTCATCGGCGGCACCATGCTCTACGCGGTGGCCGCGCCGGTGCAGCCCGCGCTCCAGTCGTACTGGCTGGTCATCCACGTCTCGGCGGCCATCCTGAGCTCCGGCGTGTTCCTCGTGCCCGGCGTGGCCAGCGTGTTCTACCTGATCCGGAGCAGGCACGAGAAGAACCCGGAGAAGTTCGCGCGCTTCGGGCCCAAGCTGCCCTCGCTGGACGTGCTGGACCGCGTCGCCTACCGGACCACGGTGTTCGCCTTCCCGGTGTTCACCTTCGGCGTGCTGTGCGGCGCGGTGTGGGCCGAGGCCGCGTGGGGCCGGTTCTGGGGCTGGGACCCGAAGGAGACGGTCGCCTTCATCGCCTGGGTGATCTACGCCGCCTACCTGCACTCGCGCGCCACCGCGGGCTGGCGGGGCAACCGCGCGGCCTGGATCAACGTGCTGGGCTTCGCCGCCACCGTGTTCAACCTGTTCTTCGTGAACCTCGTCACCACCGGACTGCACTCCTACGCCGGGGTCGGCTGA
- a CDS encoding MinD/ParA family protein — MTGSDETPGQQPEPGDEPTQWQPAPPPPDQAHFSEERTDSAPHPAAGSTSGPYDVPQVPPYQRPYADPYDQQLPPLHPQQQPYAQPGYDQQQPLPPLPQPQTPQGPPAPQLPPNLLPQPQHGRQPLPGDDLTTAHLVKPTRRRPQSGWRKALYVGSGKLINPGESPADRRRRELIAQVNQPLRGCYKIAMLSLKGGVGKTTTTTTLGATFASLRGDRVVAVDANPDRGTLSQKIPIETTATVRHLLRDADKITRYSDVRSYTSQGSSRLEILASEQDPAVSEAFSEDDYRRTVNLLEHFYNIVLTDCGTGLMHSAMKGVLDVADALVVVSSGSVDGARSASATLDWLDAHGYGDLVKRSVAVINSVRPKGGSVDLDKLAAHFAARVRGVCRIPFDPHLEEGAEIELDRLQAETRLALLELAATVADGFAVER; from the coding sequence GTGACCGGATCTGACGAAACGCCCGGTCAGCAGCCGGAACCGGGGGACGAGCCGACCCAGTGGCAGCCCGCGCCCCCGCCGCCGGACCAGGCGCACTTCTCCGAGGAACGCACCGACTCGGCCCCGCACCCGGCGGCGGGCTCCACGTCGGGGCCGTACGACGTCCCGCAGGTGCCGCCCTACCAGCGGCCCTACGCCGACCCGTACGACCAGCAGCTGCCGCCGCTGCACCCGCAGCAGCAGCCGTACGCGCAGCCGGGGTACGACCAGCAGCAGCCGTTGCCGCCGCTGCCCCAGCCGCAGACCCCGCAGGGCCCGCCGGCGCCCCAGCTGCCGCCGAACCTGCTGCCCCAGCCGCAGCACGGCAGGCAGCCGCTGCCCGGTGACGACCTGACCACGGCGCACCTGGTCAAGCCGACCAGGCGGCGGCCGCAGTCCGGCTGGCGCAAGGCGCTGTACGTGGGGTCCGGCAAGCTGATCAACCCCGGTGAGAGCCCGGCCGACCGGCGGCGCCGGGAGCTGATCGCGCAGGTCAACCAGCCGCTGCGGGGTTGCTACAAGATCGCCATGCTGAGCCTGAAGGGCGGCGTCGGCAAAACCACGACCACCACCACGCTCGGCGCCACCTTCGCCTCGCTGCGCGGGGACCGGGTGGTCGCGGTCGACGCCAACCCGGACCGCGGCACGCTCTCGCAGAAGATCCCGATCGAGACCACCGCCACCGTGCGCCACCTGCTGCGGGACGCGGACAAGATCACGCGCTACAGCGACGTCCGGTCGTACACCTCGCAGGGGTCGAGCCGGCTGGAGATCCTCGCCAGCGAGCAGGACCCGGCGGTGTCGGAGGCCTTCTCCGAGGACGACTACCGGCGCACGGTCAACCTACTGGAGCACTTCTACAACATCGTGCTCACCGACTGCGGGACCGGCCTGATGCACTCGGCGATGAAGGGCGTGCTCGACGTCGCCGACGCGCTGGTGGTGGTCTCGTCCGGTTCGGTGGACGGCGCCCGCAGCGCTTCGGCCACTTTGGACTGGCTCGACGCGCACGGGTACGGCGACCTGGTCAAGCGCTCGGTCGCGGTGATCAACTCGGTGCGGCCGAAGGGCGGCTCGGTCGACCTGGACAAGCTCGCCGCGCACTTCGCCGCGCGCGTGCGCGGGGTCTGCCGCATCCCGTTCGACCCGCACCTGGAAGAAGGCGCCGAGATCGAGCTGGACCGCCTGCAGGCCGAAACCCGGCTGGCCCTGCTGGAACTGGCGGCCACCGTGGCGGACGGGTTCGCCGTCGAACGGTAA
- a CDS encoding BldC family transcriptional regulator, which yields MTATVGGRLLTPGEVATLFRVDPKTVTRWATAGRIGSIRTPGGHRRFREAEVNELLAELTTDASEPARRG from the coding sequence GTGACCGCGACCGTCGGAGGACGACTGCTCACCCCGGGTGAGGTCGCCACATTGTTCCGAGTCGATCCCAAGACCGTGACCCGCTGGGCCACCGCCGGGCGGATCGGTTCCATCCGCACCCCGGGCGGGCACCGCCGCTTCCGGGAAGCCGAAGTCAACGAGCTGCTCGCCGAGCTGACCACCGACGCCAGCGAGCCCGCGCGCCGCGGCTGA
- a CDS encoding Lrp/AsnC family transcriptional regulator has translation MDALDRRIIAALRLNGRATYAELGRTVGLSASSVHERVGKLEAAGVITGYHAVVDPSTVGLGVTALVGIQPTDTAADEDVAEALGSLGEVESCYAVAGDEAFVVKVRVSTVDELERTLGRLRRIDGVARTRTTVVLSTRFEGRPNNEGLEEAAEDGA, from the coding sequence ATGGACGCACTCGATCGCAGGATCATCGCCGCGCTGCGGCTCAACGGCCGGGCGACCTACGCCGAGCTGGGCCGGACCGTGGGGCTCTCGGCGTCCTCGGTGCACGAGCGCGTCGGCAAGCTGGAGGCGGCCGGGGTGATCACCGGCTACCACGCGGTGGTCGACCCGAGCACGGTCGGCCTCGGCGTGACCGCGCTGGTCGGCATCCAGCCGACCGACACCGCCGCCGACGAGGACGTGGCCGAAGCGCTCGGCAGCCTCGGCGAGGTGGAGAGCTGCTACGCGGTCGCGGGCGACGAGGCGTTCGTGGTCAAGGTCAGGGTGTCCACGGTGGACGAGCTGGAGCGCACGCTGGGCAGGCTCCGCCGGATCGACGGCGTGGCCCGCACGCGCACCACCGTGGTGCTGTCCACCCGCTTCGAGGGCAGGCCCAACAACGAAGGCCTGGAGGAAGCCGCCGAAGATGGCGCGTAA
- a CDS encoding DUF4229 domain-containing protein — protein MSDAVVPGHLGRDLTLYLLARFGLVAVVAALLLLVNVPLLVALAVGLVVGLPLGLLAFRGLNTRVTAQLAKRNEKRARERAKLRAQLRGDLSEAE, from the coding sequence GTGAGTGACGCTGTAGTTCCTGGCCACCTGGGTCGCGACCTGACTCTGTACCTGCTCGCGCGCTTCGGCCTGGTGGCCGTGGTCGCCGCGCTCCTGCTGCTGGTCAACGTGCCGCTGCTGGTGGCGCTGGCGGTCGGCCTGGTGGTGGGCCTGCCGCTGGGGCTGCTCGCCTTCCGCGGGCTCAACACCCGGGTCACCGCCCAGCTCGCCAAGCGCAACGAGAAGCGCGCCCGTGAGCGCGCGAAGCTCCGCGCCCAGCTCCGCGGCGACCTGAGCGAAGCCGAATGA
- a CDS encoding PLP-dependent cysteine synthase family protein, producing MSQQNRAWTREAVRIIEADANRSADTHLHVFPLPPEWGVDLYLKDESVHPTGSLKHRLARSLLLYGLVNGHIGPDTVLIEASSGSTAVSEAYFARMLGLEFVTVVPRKTSPEKVALIEFYGGRCHFVDVPAEMYTEAERLAAECNGHYLDQFTYAERATDWRGNNNIAESVFAQLRAERHPVPAWIVVGAGTGGTSATFGRYVRYRRHTTKIAVVDPENSSFYGAWETGALDYATGMPSRIEGIGRPRCEPSFVPSVIDEMFQVPDAASLAAIRLLREHTGHWAGGSTGTSLYGAFKLISRMVSEGQAGSVVTLLCDSGDRYAHTYYNDDWVEAQGMNLAPHRAAMEEFLVSGKFLPAD from the coding sequence ATGAGCCAGCAGAACCGCGCGTGGACCCGGGAGGCCGTGCGCATCATCGAGGCCGACGCCAACCGCAGCGCCGACACCCACCTCCACGTGTTCCCGCTGCCCCCGGAGTGGGGCGTCGACCTGTACCTCAAGGACGAGTCGGTGCACCCGACCGGCTCGCTCAAGCACCGGCTGGCCCGGTCGCTGCTGCTGTACGGCCTGGTCAACGGCCACATCGGCCCGGACACCGTGCTGATCGAGGCGTCCAGCGGTTCGACCGCGGTGTCCGAGGCGTACTTCGCGCGGATGCTGGGGCTGGAGTTCGTCACCGTGGTGCCGCGCAAGACCAGCCCGGAGAAGGTCGCGCTGATCGAGTTCTACGGCGGCCGGTGTCACTTCGTCGACGTGCCCGCCGAGATGTACACCGAGGCCGAGCGCCTGGCGGCCGAGTGCAACGGGCACTACCTCGACCAGTTCACCTACGCCGAGCGCGCGACCGACTGGCGCGGCAACAACAACATCGCCGAGTCGGTCTTCGCCCAGCTGCGGGCGGAGCGGCACCCGGTACCGGCGTGGATCGTGGTCGGCGCGGGCACCGGCGGCACCAGCGCGACGTTCGGCCGGTACGTCCGCTACCGGCGGCACACCACGAAGATCGCCGTGGTCGACCCGGAGAACTCGTCGTTCTACGGGGCCTGGGAGACCGGTGCGCTCGACTACGCCACCGGCATGCCGTCCCGGATCGAGGGCATCGGACGGCCGCGGTGTGAACCGTCGTTCGTGCCCAGTGTGATCGACGAGATGTTCCAGGTCCCGGACGCGGCCTCGCTGGCGGCGATCCGGTTGCTGCGCGAACACACCGGGCACTGGGCGGGCGGCTCGACCGGGACGAGCCTGTACGGGGCGTTCAAGCTGATCTCGCGCATGGTCTCGGAGGGCCAGGCGGGCAGCGTGGTCACCCTCCTCTGTGACAGCGGCGACCGGTACGCCCACACCTATTACAACGACGACTGGGTGGAAGCGCAGGGCATGAACCTCGCCCCGCACCGAGCCGCCATGGAGGAGTTCCTGGTCAGCGGCAAGTTCCTCCCCGCCGACTAG
- a CDS encoding 1,4-dihydroxy-2-naphthoate polyprenyltransferase encodes MATLTEWIEGARPRTLPNAVAPVVAGIGAATALGAFSWWRSLLALGVALALIIGVNYANDYSDGIRGTDADRVGPLRLVGSGTAKPKAVLAAALASLGLAGVLGLVLVAASGYWWLLALGAVCLLGAWFYTGGRRPYGYHGFGEVAVFVFFGLAAVLGTVYIQAGRISWEALACAVAVGCFSTAVLTANNLRDIPTDVTSGKRTLAVRLGDDGTRRFYLVLVAVPFVLSFALGLLTDPRLVIGVLAGALLIRPVRAIRSGATGPGLIPALKDTGLAMLAWAVLTALALILL; translated from the coding sequence ATGGCGACGCTGACCGAATGGATCGAGGGGGCGCGGCCGCGGACGCTGCCGAACGCGGTGGCACCGGTGGTCGCCGGGATCGGGGCGGCGACGGCGCTCGGCGCGTTCTCGTGGTGGCGTTCGCTGCTCGCGCTGGGCGTGGCGCTCGCGTTGATCATCGGCGTCAACTACGCCAACGACTACTCCGACGGCATCCGCGGCACCGACGCCGACCGCGTCGGCCCGCTGCGGCTGGTCGGCTCGGGCACGGCGAAGCCGAAGGCGGTGCTCGCCGCCGCGCTCGCCTCGCTCGGCCTGGCCGGGGTGCTCGGCCTGGTGCTGGTCGCCGCGAGCGGGTACTGGTGGCTGCTCGCGCTGGGCGCGGTGTGCCTGCTCGGCGCCTGGTTCTACACCGGCGGGCGGCGCCCGTACGGCTACCACGGCTTCGGCGAGGTGGCGGTGTTCGTGTTCTTCGGCCTCGCCGCCGTGCTGGGCACGGTGTACATCCAGGCGGGCCGGATCAGCTGGGAGGCGCTGGCGTGCGCGGTCGCCGTCGGCTGCTTCTCCACCGCGGTGCTCACCGCGAACAACCTGCGCGACATCCCGACCGACGTGACGTCCGGGAAGCGCACCCTGGCCGTCCGCCTCGGCGATGACGGCACGCGGCGGTTCTACCTGGTGCTGGTCGCCGTGCCGTTCGTGCTGAGCTTCGCGCTCGGCCTCCTGACCGACCCGCGGCTGGTGATCGGCGTCCTGGCCGGCGCGCTGCTGATCCGCCCGGTGCGCGCCATCCGCTCGGGCGCCACCGGCCCCGGCCTGATCCCGGCCCTCAAGGACACCGGACTGGCCATGCTGGCTTGGGCCGTGCTGACCGCACTGGCGCTGATCCTGCTCTAG
- the menE gene encoding o-succinylbenzoate--CoA ligase yields MRVVTDFAELPGALAAALDGGPAVLPVGDPALAEAMRPDLPVEDGTAVIIATSGSTGAPKGVLLSAAALRASATATHERLGGPGRWLLATPPQYIGGLQVLVRSMLARTSPVVLDSRAGFRAADFAEGVRELVRQPGPHYSALVPTQLSRLVDAGPEVTREVAKLDAIVLGGAALDPGLAERAASAGITAVPAYGMSETASGCVYRGVPLSGVDIRIGDGGRVEIAGSVLAHGYRLNPELTSESFVDGWFRTSDLGRFDGGRLAVLGRADDVINTGGVKVPAAAVERVLLAHPAVRAACVVGVPDPEWGEAVVAAVVLAGDRLPEDELRAAVRAEAGAAAVPKRVLALAELPLRGPGKVDRSGVRGLFEQG; encoded by the coding sequence ATGCGGGTCGTCACCGACTTCGCGGAGCTGCCGGGGGCGCTGGCGGCGGCACTGGACGGCGGTCCGGCGGTGCTGCCGGTCGGCGACCCCGCGCTGGCCGAAGCCATGCGGCCGGACCTGCCGGTCGAGGACGGCACCGCGGTGATCATCGCGACCTCGGGTTCGACCGGGGCGCCGAAGGGGGTGCTGCTGTCCGCGGCCGCGCTCCGGGCGTCCGCGACGGCCACCCACGAGCGGCTCGGCGGCCCGGGCCGCTGGCTCCTCGCGACACCACCGCAGTACATCGGCGGGCTCCAGGTGCTGGTGCGCTCGATGCTCGCCAGGACCTCGCCGGTGGTGCTCGACTCGCGCGCGGGGTTCCGGGCGGCGGACTTCGCCGAGGGGGTGCGTGAGCTGGTCCGGCAGCCGGGGCCGCACTACAGCGCGCTGGTGCCGACGCAGTTGTCACGGCTGGTGGACGCGGGGCCGGAGGTGACCCGCGAGGTCGCCAAGCTGGACGCGATCGTGCTCGGCGGGGCGGCGCTGGACCCCGGGCTCGCCGAGCGCGCGGCTTCGGCGGGGATCACCGCCGTGCCCGCGTACGGCATGAGCGAGACCGCCAGCGGTTGCGTCTACCGCGGTGTCCCACTGTCCGGAGTGGACATCCGCATCGGGGACGGTGGCCGGGTGGAGATCGCCGGATCCGTGCTGGCACACGGGTATCGGCTGAACCCGGAGCTGACCTCCGAGTCCTTTGTGGATGGTTGGTTCCGCACCAGCGACCTCGGCCGGTTCGACGGCGGGCGGTTGGCGGTGCTCGGCCGGGCCGACGACGTGATCAACACCGGCGGGGTGAAGGTGCCCGCGGCCGCGGTGGAGAGGGTGCTGCTGGCGCATCCGGCGGTGCGGGCGGCGTGCGTGGTCGGCGTGCCGGACCCGGAGTGGGGCGAGGCCGTGGTGGCCGCGGTGGTGCTCGCGGGTGACCGTCTTCCGGAGGACGAACTGCGGGCGGCGGTCCGCGCGGAAGCGGGTGCCGCGGCGGTGCCGAAGCGGGTGCTGGCGCTGGCCGAACTGCCGCTGCGGGGGCCGGGCAAGGTGGACCGTAGCGGGGTCCGCGGGCTTTTTGAACAGGGGTGA
- a CDS encoding 1,4-dihydroxy-2-naphthoyl-CoA synthase — MSDAQVSELFDPASWSEVEGFDFTDITYHRSTESRSGKRVVRVAFDRPDVRNAFRPHTVDELYRALDHARMSSDVGCVLLTGNGPSSRDGGWAFCSGGDQRIRGRSGYQYADGETSDTVDPARAGRLHILEVQRLIRFMPKVVVAVVPGWAAGGGHSLHVVCDLTLASAEHARFKQTDSDVGSFDGGYGSAYLARQVGQKFAREIFFLGRSYTAEQMNAMGAVNAVVPHAELEAEALRWAWEINGKSPTAQRMLKYAFNLIDDGLVGQQLFAGETTRLAYMQDEAVEGRDAFLQKRDPDWSGYPYYY; from the coding sequence GTGAGTGACGCCCAAGTTTCCGAGCTGTTCGACCCCGCCTCGTGGTCCGAGGTCGAAGGTTTCGACTTCACCGACATCACCTACCACCGTTCCACGGAGAGCCGCTCCGGCAAACGCGTCGTCCGGGTGGCTTTCGACCGGCCGGACGTCCGCAACGCCTTCCGGCCGCACACCGTCGACGAGCTGTACCGGGCGCTCGACCACGCGCGGATGAGCTCGGACGTCGGCTGTGTGCTGCTCACCGGCAACGGCCCGTCGTCCCGTGACGGCGGCTGGGCGTTCTGCTCCGGTGGTGACCAGCGTATTCGCGGTCGGTCCGGGTATCAGTACGCGGACGGGGAGACCTCCGACACGGTGGACCCCGCGCGGGCCGGCCGGCTGCACATCCTGGAGGTGCAGCGGCTGATCCGGTTCATGCCGAAAGTCGTGGTCGCGGTGGTGCCGGGCTGGGCGGCGGGCGGCGGGCACTCGCTGCACGTGGTGTGCGATCTCACGCTGGCCTCGGCCGAGCACGCGCGGTTCAAGCAGACCGACTCCGACGTCGGCTCGTTCGACGGCGGGTACGGCTCGGCCTACCTCGCCCGGCAGGTCGGGCAGAAGTTCGCCCGCGAGATCTTCTTCCTCGGCCGGTCCTACACCGCCGAGCAGATGAACGCCATGGGCGCGGTCAACGCGGTGGTCCCGCACGCCGAGCTGGAGGCCGAGGCGCTGCGCTGGGCGTGGGAGATCAACGGCAAGTCGCCGACCGCGCAGCGCATGCTCAAGTACGCGTTCAACCTGATCGACGACGGCCTGGTCGGCCAGCAGCTGTTCGCCGGCGAAACCACCCGGCTGGCGTACATGCAGGACGAGGCGGTCGAGGGCCGCGACGCCTTCCTGCAGAAGCGCGACCCGGACTGGTCCGGCTACCCGTACTACTACTGA